The sequence AGGCCGCGAAACCGCCCGATCACCGGGTAGTTGCGCCGGATGGCATCGCCTGTCTGGGTCCGGTCGATCAGGAACACGATGACCGCAAGCAGGGCCACGAACCCGATGACCAGCCAAAAGGCCAGCGCAAGCGCCTCAAGATACCAAGCCATTTGCGCAACCTCCCGTCGTGCCTGCTCATTTTGACCGATCAGCCGGTCACGTCCGCTCAACTCATATCACACGGGTTTGACTGGAAAACGCAAACCGCGACCGCTTAGGCGCAAAACCGGCCTCGTCAAGGCCGCCAGCGGGATCGCGCCTGCCTTGAAAGGTCGCAGGCGGCGCGCACATGCCGTTGCGACGAGGCACCGATAGCCTCGCACATTGCCACACAGGAGACGACAAATGCGCAATACCCTCCTCGCCCTCGCAGCGACCACCGCCCTCGCCGCCCCCGCCTTTGCGGATAGCCATGGCGGCATGAACATCGTCGAGACGGCTGTCGACGCCGGCAGCTTCACCACGCTCGTCGCCGCCGTCGAAGCGGCCGGTCTGGTCGACACGCTCTCGGGCGAAGGTCCGTTCACCGTTTTCGCGCCGACCGACGAAGCCTTTGCCGCCCTGCCCGAGGGCACGGTCGAGTCGCTGCTGATGGAAGAGAACCGCGACCAGCTGGTTGCGATCCTGACCTACCACGTGGTGCCGGGCGCCGTCATGTCGGGTGACCTGTCGGACGGCATGATGGCCGAAACCGTGCAGGGCTCGGACATCACCGTCAGCCTCGGCGACAGCGTGATGATTAACGACGCGACCGTCACCGCCGCCGATATCGAGGCGTCGAACGGCGTCATCCACGTGATCGACAGCGTGATCATGCCGCCGATGTGATCGGCTTCTGATCTGGCCGGGCCACGCAGCCCGGCCATTTCTTTTCCAGACAGACAGAATACGGAGACTACCCCATGGATCGTCGTCAGTTCATCGCCTCGACCGCAGCACTGGTCGCAGCCCCCCTGGCCCTGACCGCCCCGGCCCGCGCCGTGACCGGATCGCAGACCATCGTCGAGCTTGCGGCCGCAACGCCCGATCTTTCGACCCTCGTGACCGCGGTGCAGGCCGCTGGCCTTGTCGACACGCTGTCGGCGCCCGGCAACTTCACGGTGTTCGCCCCGACGAACCGGGCCTTCGCGCACCTGCCCCATGGCGTGCTGGACAGCCTGCTGGCCGACACCGACGCGCTGACGAACGTGCTCACCTACCACGTCTCGGGTGACTACTATCCCGCCGAGGCCCTCGTGGGTCAGCATGGCGTGATCCCCACCGTGCAGGGTGGCCATATCCGCGTGAACGGCCGCAACGGCGTGCATCTGAACGGCAACATCTCGGTCACGACGGCCGATGTCTTCGCGTCGAACGGCGTGGTTCACATCATCGACGGTGTATTGCTTCCGCACTGACCCGTCCGCATCGCAACAACCCAAGAACGCCCCCGGCATGACCGGGGGCGTTTTCATGTCGGATGGCGTCACGACCGCCCTAAGGTGATCATCGGGCCACCGGCCGAAGCGGTCCGCGCCTATGGCTCCAACCGCATCCGGGCAGTGTCCCCCGCATGGTCAGCCATGCCCGCCGGCATCGAAGCCGGCTCGATATCGCCTAAGGTCTGCCCCGTTGCATCAGCAGGGATGCAATCATCCTCGTCCGCGATCCGCAGCACGATCCCCTCGACCCTTTCCGACATGCCCTTCCGCTGTGCGTGCCTGCAGCGAAGGCGCCAGAGTGTCGAGCGGCGTGGCACTCAACATGACGTGCATGTTTAGTCCAGCGCGACGAGTATCAGCACCAGCACCAAACCTCCGCCCAGCGCGACAGCCCAGCCGGGCAACCTGATGGTGACGTCCGATTTCAGCCATGCACGCAGCCGGTCGGTCGAAGACACATGTGCAGGGGGTGGGGTATTGTTCTCGGGCATGTTTCATCTCCTGGGTGAGCCATGGGCCAGAGATAGGGCTTCCGAAAATGGGATAAATGCTATCACGAATTGACTTTCGATAGTATTTTTCTATTCCGACCCAAAGAAAATGCCCCGGCCGTTTCCAGCCGGGGCCAAACTTGGCGTCATGCGAGGGTCAATGCACCACGGCATCATCCGGCTTGGGCCGGTTCGAGGCCGACACGCGGTCACCCACAATCAGCCCGTCGGCCCCCGCGCCCACATGCAGCGCATCGCCGTCTTTCACGTCACCGGCCAGGATCATCTCGGCCAGCGGGTTCTGCAACGCGGTCTGGATCACGCGCTTGAGTGGACGCGCGCCAAACACCGGGTCGTAGCCTTCGTCGGCCAGCCACTTCATCGCGGCCTTGTCCATCTCCAGCGTGATCTTACGCTGCGCCAGACGGCGTTCCAGACGCCTCAGCTGGATACGGACGATCCCGTCCATGTCCTCGCGCGTCAGGCGGTCGAACACGATCATGTCGTCCAGACGGTTCAGGAACTCGGGCCGGAAATGGGCGCGCACCGCATCCATCACGTCCCGCTTGGCCTGGCTGGCATCGGACCCGTCGGGCAACTGGCTCAGCGCCTGCGATCCGAGGTTCGAGGTCAACACGATCAGCGTCTGCTTGAAATCGACCGTGCGGCCCTGCCCATCGGTCAGGATACCGTCATCGAGCACCTGCAACAGCACGTTGAACACCTCGGGGTGGGCCTTTTCGACCTCGTCGAACAGGATCACCTGATAGGGGCGCCGGCGCACGGCCTCGGTCAACACGCCGCCCTCGTCATAGCCGACATAGCCCGGAGGCGCGCCGATCAGACGCGCGACCGAGTGTTTCTCCATGAACTCGGACATGTCGATGCGCACCATCGCCTGATCGTCGTCGAACAGGTATTCGGCCAAGGCCTTGGTCAACTCGGTCTTGCCGACACCCGTGGGCCCGAGGAACAGGAAACTGCCCAACGGGCGGTTCTCGTCCTGCAAACCGGCGCGCGCCCGGCGCACCGCGTTCGACACGGCGGTCACGGCAGCGGTCTGACCAATCACGCGGCGACCCAACTCATCTTCCATGCGCAGCAGCTTTTCGCGCTCGCCTTCCAGCATCTTGGACATCGGAATGCCCGTCCAACGCTCGACCACGGCGGCGATCTGCTCGGGGCGGACGGCCTCTTCGACCATCACCTCGTCATCCTGCGCCTCGGCGTCGGCCA comes from Roseibacterium elongatum DSM 19469 and encodes:
- a CDS encoding fasciclin domain-containing protein is translated as MRNTLLALAATTALAAPAFADSHGGMNIVETAVDAGSFTTLVAAVEAAGLVDTLSGEGPFTVFAPTDEAFAALPEGTVESLLMEENRDQLVAILTYHVVPGAVMSGDLSDGMMAETVQGSDITVSLGDSVMINDATVTAADIEASNGVIHVIDSVIMPPM
- a CDS encoding fasciclin domain-containing protein: MDRRQFIASTAALVAAPLALTAPARAVTGSQTIVELAAATPDLSTLVTAVQAAGLVDTLSAPGNFTVFAPTNRAFAHLPHGVLDSLLADTDALTNVLTYHVSGDYYPAEALVGQHGVIPTVQGGHIRVNGRNGVHLNGNISVTTADVFASNGVVHIIDGVLLPH